In a genomic window of Heliomicrobium undosum:
- a CDS encoding AzlC family ABC transporter permease, translated as MENGKTLALRHVDLSASEFALAVRDTLPILVGIIPFGITCGVMGLTAGLTPLETVMMSVLVFAGASQFVAMSMIGAGITGWGVIVLTTLLVNLRHLLMGASLAPHMSRLPLPMQALLSFGLVDESYAVTVGRMLNSHYSAAYQLGASATMYLTWIGSTAAGVVLGSRLPDPLAWGLDFAMPATFLVLLIPRLTDDVQQKVCAIAAVMALLGASLLPGKWYIILACLTASAAGAYLEGRKTDAQ; from the coding sequence ATGGAGAACGGAAAAACACTTGCCTTGCGCCACGTCGACCTGTCAGCCAGCGAATTTGCCCTAGCGGTCCGGGATACCCTGCCCATTCTGGTGGGCATCATCCCCTTCGGCATCACCTGCGGCGTCATGGGGCTTACAGCCGGGCTGACGCCCCTAGAAACGGTGATGATGTCGGTGCTCGTCTTCGCCGGCGCATCCCAGTTCGTCGCCATGTCCATGATCGGCGCCGGGATCACCGGCTGGGGCGTCATCGTGCTGACGACACTGCTCGTCAACCTGCGTCACCTATTGATGGGCGCTTCCCTGGCGCCACACATGTCCCGCCTGCCTCTGCCGATGCAGGCGCTGCTCTCCTTCGGATTGGTCGATGAGTCTTACGCCGTCACAGTGGGACGGATGCTGAACAGCCACTACAGCGCCGCGTACCAACTGGGGGCAAGCGCCACCATGTACCTCACCTGGATCGGTTCTACAGCCGCCGGGGTCGTACTGGGCAGCCGACTCCCCGACCCCTTGGCTTGGGGGCTGGACTTCGCCATGCCGGCCACCTTCCTGGTCCTGCTCATCCCCCGCCTCACCGACGATGTGCAGCAAAAGGTCTGCGCCATCGCCGCTGTCATGGCGCTGCTCGGCGCTTCGCTGCTTCCCGGGAAGTGGTACATCATCCTCGCTTGCCTGACAGCCAGCGCGGCAGGCGCTTACCTAGAAGGGAGGAAGACTGATGCGCAGTGA
- a CDS encoding SPFH domain-containing protein — MTERNAWKINGFVALLVLVALFFGSLILFAAEAILTGIITTLLFLIFASGFRIVQPNEAKAVIFFGRYMGSIRENGIWLTVPFSTYKKVSLKVRNFNSAKLKVNDVEGNPIEIAAVIVFKVVNSAKAIFEVDNYEKFVEIQAETALRHVATKYPYDDFQGNAASLRGNTEEVAAEIAKELQTRLAVAGVEVMEARLTHLAYATEIASAMLQRQQASAILAARQMIVEGAVGMAQMAIDKLTQDGTVELDDERKVAMINNLLVTIVSDRSAQPVVNTGSLYQ, encoded by the coding sequence ATGACCGAGCGCAACGCCTGGAAGATCAACGGATTTGTGGCCTTGTTGGTTCTCGTCGCTTTGTTCTTTGGTTCCCTGATCCTATTTGCCGCAGAGGCGATCCTTACCGGGATCATCACAACTCTGCTGTTCCTCATCTTCGCTTCGGGATTCCGCATCGTCCAACCCAATGAGGCGAAGGCGGTCATCTTTTTCGGCCGCTACATGGGCAGCATCCGTGAAAACGGCATCTGGCTCACGGTCCCCTTTTCGACCTATAAGAAAGTGTCCTTGAAGGTGAGAAACTTCAACAGCGCCAAGTTGAAGGTCAATGACGTGGAAGGAAACCCTATCGAAATCGCAGCTGTGATCGTCTTCAAAGTGGTCAACTCGGCAAAAGCCATCTTCGAGGTGGACAATTACGAGAAATTCGTGGAGATCCAGGCCGAGACAGCGTTGCGCCATGTGGCCACCAAATACCCCTATGACGATTTCCAGGGAAATGCGGCGTCACTGCGCGGCAATACGGAAGAGGTGGCCGCCGAGATCGCCAAGGAGCTGCAGACCCGGTTGGCTGTGGCCGGCGTAGAAGTCATGGAGGCGCGGCTGACCCACCTGGCTTACGCCACGGAGATCGCCAGCGCCATGTTGCAGCGCCAGCAGGCTTCGGCCATCCTCGCCGCCAGGCAGATGATCGTCGAGGGCGCCGTCGGAATGGCCCAGATGGCGATCGATAAACTCACTCAGGACGGCACAGTGGAACTGGACGATGAGCGCAAGGTCGCCATGATCAATAACCTGCTGGTGACCATCGTGTCGGATAGGTCGGCGCAGCCGGTGGTCAACACCGGCAGCCTCTACCAATAG
- the pdxR gene encoding MocR-like pyridoxine biosynthesis transcription factor PdxR encodes MDASNWFSDVKLDPRSAEPLYQQIADMIMYKILHHVLPPGTKLPPERELAALFDVSRTTAINAYRLLERQGWVKTRVGSGTYVERHAVESNGNSGNKGNAGQMPWTELFAARPQSPLSTILRDLVAAPLAEDNIALAAGMADPATFPIESMQRLFAERAGTAAPIDFGHIPTEGYNPLRHAIATGLAAKGIAATADQVMTFSGSQNGLYLLARVMLEPGDYVVVEAPTFIGAVQVFQGAGARLLSLPVSEGLNLALLEDYLIRYRPKFFYINPTFHNPTGRVLSERERHDLIELAARYRLVIVEDDAYGELFYHHPPPLPLKALDSYGGVVYLNTFSKLLFPGLRIGYLAASPTLINRLAMEKQYIDLHTSNISQWLLHVYLESGQLPLHASRVRSIYKKRRDALAQALRHYCGADLSFSIPDGGFYLWCRIERPVTARDLLHEAIKGGVSFVPGDAFYTTPESGEREFRFCFTSHPETVLWEGARRIGDTLRRMTKARRPAHSAVAVQPII; translated from the coding sequence GTGGACGCATCCAATTGGTTTTCCGACGTAAAATTGGATCCCCGATCAGCAGAGCCCCTGTACCAGCAGATCGCCGACATGATTATGTATAAAATCCTCCACCATGTCCTGCCGCCGGGGACGAAGTTGCCCCCGGAACGGGAACTGGCCGCCCTTTTCGATGTGAGCCGCACGACGGCCATCAACGCCTACCGGTTGTTAGAACGGCAAGGATGGGTCAAGACGCGCGTCGGCAGCGGCACCTATGTGGAACGCCATGCCGTCGAGAGCAACGGAAACAGCGGGAACAAGGGCAATGCCGGTCAGATGCCATGGACAGAGTTGTTTGCCGCCCGCCCGCAGTCCCCCCTTTCGACGATCCTGCGCGACCTGGTCGCTGCGCCGCTGGCGGAGGACAATATCGCCCTGGCTGCCGGCATGGCCGATCCTGCGACCTTTCCTATCGAGTCGATGCAGCGGCTTTTTGCGGAGCGCGCCGGTACAGCGGCCCCCATTGATTTCGGGCATATCCCAACGGAAGGTTACAACCCCCTTCGTCATGCCATCGCCACGGGTTTGGCGGCCAAGGGAATCGCTGCCACAGCCGACCAGGTGATGACCTTTTCCGGTTCCCAGAACGGGCTCTACCTGCTCGCGCGTGTCATGCTGGAGCCGGGTGATTACGTCGTTGTCGAAGCGCCCACCTTTATCGGCGCCGTCCAGGTCTTCCAGGGCGCCGGCGCGCGCCTGCTTTCCCTTCCCGTCAGTGAGGGGCTCAATCTGGCGCTGTTAGAGGATTACCTGATCCGCTACCGCCCAAAATTTTTTTACATCAACCCAACCTTTCACAACCCAACAGGACGGGTCCTTTCTGAAAGGGAACGCCATGATCTTATTGAACTGGCGGCCCGCTATCGACTCGTCATCGTCGAAGACGACGCCTACGGCGAACTGTTCTACCATCATCCGCCGCCGTTGCCGCTAAAGGCGCTCGATTCCTACGGCGGCGTGGTCTATCTGAACACCTTTTCTAAACTGCTTTTTCCAGGCCTCCGCATCGGCTACCTGGCCGCATCGCCTACGTTGATCAACCGGCTGGCCATGGAAAAACAGTACATCGATCTGCATACAAGCAACATCAGCCAGTGGCTGCTCCATGTCTACCTGGAGAGCGGCCAACTGCCCCTCCACGCGAGCCGTGTCAGGTCTATCTATAAAAAACGCCGGGACGCCCTCGCCCAGGCGCTCCGGCATTACTGCGGCGCCGATCTATCTTTTTCCATCCCCGACGGCGGTTTTTACCTCTGGTGCCGGATCGAACGGCCGGTGACCGCCCGGGATCTGCTTCACGAGGCGATCAAAGGGGGCGTCTCCTTCGTTCCCGGCGACGCCTTTTACACGACACCCGAATCAGGGGAGCGTGAGTTCAGGTTCTGCTTTACCTCCCACCCCGAAACCGTTCTTTGGGAAGGGGCGAGGCGGATCGGCGATACGCTGAGGCGAATGACCAAGGCCCGGCGGCCCGCTCACAGTGCGGTTGCGGTGCAGCCGATCATCTAA
- a CDS encoding sensor histidine kinase gives MLVVLFLCLRLRFFRSLIQRRLVGERKVYMVIWFSLLALLGTQAGAVITNVPAQASAVSSDLALGLTNVPLISLFPLWADQAAVTMAGMSVIGAGLVGGLPVGLAVGAIAGLHLLVLGGLLAKVNAVTMVLTGWLTGWLAHRSGESLLSGRPAFAVSLLFSLLAGVVVVMGQQMGEAPVPLPAQIMLPSALVNALAAAVFMEMLRTASREVEEVALETEKALKLTEFTLSQLQQGLNAETGRNIAEAFITELKTLAVTITDNKYVLVHVGIGEEEYPHGRLVHTQGALKALETGKLQVVYRHEPYKHAYLDKILRAAVVIPFSCAGQVIGLLKLYFYRSQDIRPYEIGLAQGLGKLISYQLSLLETEKKSLLLKDAELRMLQAQINPHFLFNSLNAIVSLIRTNPSLARKMMLQLAEFMRMNLKMMDRPLVSLEEELRHIKAYIDIVQLRFADRMTIRIDAEPGLNHFRIPPSTLQPLVENSIQHGLKDCSEGGCIALTIVRHDDGVQIRVTDNGAGIPESLLSRLARQQVPSQKGNGIGVHNVSQRLASLLGVNSQLVFANLPEGGCEVRFFLPEPKEGSDNDESDDRRGRVALS, from the coding sequence TTGCTTGTCGTTCTTTTTCTCTGTCTTCGCCTTCGTTTTTTTCGCTCTCTCATCCAGCGTCGACTGGTCGGAGAGCGGAAAGTTTACATGGTCATATGGTTTAGCCTGCTGGCTCTGTTAGGGACCCAGGCTGGCGCTGTGATCACCAATGTCCCGGCGCAGGCTTCTGCAGTGTCGTCCGACCTGGCTTTGGGGTTGACAAACGTTCCGCTCATCTCGCTTTTCCCTTTGTGGGCGGATCAGGCAGCGGTTACAATGGCGGGAATGAGCGTCATCGGCGCAGGGCTTGTCGGCGGATTGCCGGTAGGGCTCGCTGTCGGGGCGATCGCCGGATTGCATCTGCTTGTGCTTGGCGGCCTGTTGGCGAAAGTCAACGCCGTCACGATGGTTCTCACGGGATGGCTGACAGGGTGGCTGGCGCACCGCAGCGGCGAATCGCTCCTGTCGGGGCGACCGGCCTTTGCCGTAAGCCTGCTGTTTTCCCTCCTGGCCGGTGTGGTCGTGGTGATGGGCCAGCAAATGGGCGAAGCGCCGGTTCCCTTGCCGGCGCAGATCATGCTTCCTTCCGCGCTCGTCAACGCGCTGGCTGCCGCCGTCTTCATGGAGATGCTCCGGACAGCCTCGCGGGAGGTGGAGGAGGTGGCCTTGGAGACGGAGAAGGCGCTCAAATTGACCGAGTTCACCTTGTCCCAACTGCAGCAGGGACTCAATGCCGAGACAGGCCGAAATATCGCCGAAGCCTTCATTACCGAGTTGAAAACTCTTGCCGTGACCATCACCGACAACAAATACGTTCTGGTCCATGTGGGCATTGGCGAGGAGGAGTATCCCCATGGGCGGCTTGTTCACACGCAAGGCGCGCTTAAAGCGCTGGAAACGGGCAAGCTGCAGGTCGTCTACCGCCATGAGCCTTATAAGCATGCGTACCTTGATAAGATCCTGCGCGCCGCCGTCGTCATCCCCTTCAGTTGCGCGGGCCAGGTGATTGGACTGCTGAAACTCTATTTCTACCGCTCTCAGGACATTCGACCCTACGAGATCGGTCTTGCTCAGGGATTGGGGAAACTCATCTCTTACCAACTGAGCCTCCTGGAGACGGAAAAAAAGAGCCTTTTGCTCAAAGACGCGGAACTGCGCATGCTGCAAGCCCAGATTAACCCTCACTTTCTTTTCAACTCCCTTAACGCCATCGTGTCGCTGATCCGGACAAACCCAAGCCTGGCGCGCAAGATGATGCTACAACTGGCCGAATTCATGCGGATGAACCTGAAGATGATGGACAGGCCCCTCGTTTCCCTGGAAGAGGAGTTGCGGCACATCAAGGCGTATATCGATATTGTTCAACTGCGTTTTGCCGATCGCATGACCATCCGGATTGATGCAGAACCGGGATTAAATCACTTTCGCATCCCGCCGTCGACCCTCCAGCCGCTGGTGGAAAACAGCATCCAGCACGGGTTGAAGGACTGCTCCGAGGGCGGTTGCATCGCCTTGACCATCGTTCGCCACGATGACGGGGTTCAGATCCGGGTAACCGACAATGGAGCAGGGATTCCCGAATCCCTGCTCAGCCGCCTTGCCCGCCAACAGGTGCCCAGCCAGAAGGGCAACGGCATCGGCGTCCACAATGTAAGCCAGCGGCTGGCTTCCCTGTTAGGGGTGAACTCCCAACTGGTCTTCGCCAATCTGCCTGAGGGCGGTTGTGAGGTGCGCTTCTTCCTGCCGGAACCGAAGGAGGGGAGTGACAACGATGAAAGTGATGATCGCCGAGGACGAGTTGCTCTCTCGTGA
- a CDS encoding AzlD domain-containing protein, with translation MRSDIFLIIAGMAAVTFLTRFGALGLFRFMPPWLEKWLKYVPTAVLTILIVPALVMPAGRVDISLQNDYLLAGIVAALVAYKTRNVTATLGLSMMVMFSLRWWSV, from the coding sequence ATGCGCAGTGACATCTTTCTGATCATCGCCGGCATGGCCGCTGTCACCTTTTTGACGCGCTTCGGCGCCCTGGGTCTCTTCCGGTTTATGCCCCCCTGGCTGGAAAAGTGGCTCAAATACGTTCCCACGGCGGTGCTGACCATCCTGATCGTGCCCGCTCTAGTCATGCCGGCGGGAAGGGTAGACATTTCTCTTCAAAACGATTACCTGTTGGCAGGCATCGTGGCTGCTTTGGTCGCCTACAAGACGCGCAACGTCACGGCCACGCTGGGGTTGTCGATGATGGTCATGTTTTCGTTGCGGTGGTGGAGTGTGTAA
- a CDS encoding LytR/AlgR family response regulator transcription factor, whose product MKVMIAEDELLSREELAHLLGQIEDIELCPSARNGKELLRLQKEHQPQLIFLDIEMPEMNGVEAARQLAESSPPPLIIFTTAYEQYALEAFGLRALDYLLKPVDEERLSESLQRARERLQELAPQTVPKAPISNLLLEEGDKLVVVKPDRIFFAEKEERRVVIHCDRGRFETRLTMQELQDKLAGHPFVRCHRSFLVNLDFVDEIEPWQNGTYNILLKGLGGVKVPVSRAAAKEVLQRLER is encoded by the coding sequence ATGAAAGTGATGATCGCCGAGGACGAGTTGCTCTCTCGTGAAGAACTGGCGCACCTGCTGGGTCAGATCGAGGACATAGAACTCTGTCCGAGCGCCCGCAACGGCAAAGAACTGTTGCGTTTACAGAAAGAGCATCAACCCCAGCTTATCTTTTTAGATATTGAGATGCCGGAAATGAACGGCGTCGAGGCGGCCCGTCAACTGGCTGAGTCGAGTCCGCCCCCGTTGATCATCTTTACCACAGCCTACGAACAGTACGCACTGGAAGCCTTCGGCCTGCGCGCCCTCGACTACCTGCTCAAACCCGTCGATGAGGAGCGCCTCTCCGAGTCGCTGCAACGGGCGCGGGAACGATTGCAGGAATTGGCGCCGCAGACCGTGCCCAAGGCGCCGATCAGCAACCTTCTCCTGGAAGAGGGAGACAAGCTGGTCGTCGTCAAACCGGACCGGATCTTTTTTGCGGAGAAAGAGGAACGGCGGGTCGTCATCCATTGCGACCGCGGCCGTTTTGAGACGCGACTGACCATGCAGGAATTGCAGGACAAGCTGGCCGGCCATCCCTTCGTCCGCTGCCACCGCAGCTTTCTGGTCAACCTTGATTTTGTGGACGAGATCGAGCCCTGGCAGAACGGCACGTACAACATCCTGCTCAAAGGGCTTGGCGGCGTGAAAGTCCCTGTCAGCCGCGCGGCGGCAAAAGAGGTGCTCCAGCGTTTAGAACGGTGA